A window of Tachypleus tridentatus isolate NWPU-2018 chromosome 7, ASM421037v1, whole genome shotgun sequence genomic DNA:
CTCTTCTAATAGACTATACAAATAAATCCCACATTTTTAAGGGtgagtaaatgtttttttaaaatataattttatattttaagaaacaatattCATAATTTCGTTAAGTTTCAGTTTTTTCCCTGTAGAATACCCGAATCAGTAACATCTAAAAACAGAAAAAGGTTCACATAAAAAAACTGTTCGCAGTTTTTCACCATCGGATTTACAATTTACAGAAATGGACTCTTCTTCTCTATACAGGGTATGTCAGGTTGAAttatatgaaagttattttttatacattaaaacattacATCAATTCCAAACATTTCGAGCTCTTTTTAATTGAAATTCTTGGAAGCAAAGGAACACTTGTGTCAGCCAGTCACATGATTGTTTGTGTCAAGTTATAGAGTTACATCAGTGTTTAAAGTAACCAGAAGTTTTGTCGCAAAGAAGTGTAATACTTGTGCATACTTATAATTTCCTAAGTATATTTATCCAACAGTTTAAGTTATCAATGTATTTCAAAGCTGTAGTGTTTAGAGTAAGTTTGAACAGAAATACAATTACTGAATTGAGTAGCTTTTAAGGCAACTGATCACACTGTGTACTCAGTTGTTAAACatccaaaaatatttaacaactgcGTACACAGTGGGATCAATTGCCTTAAAAGCTATTCAATAAATTCTCCTGTTTGTGTGTCAGCTCCATAGGAAGTTGTTGTTATGTGCAATGAACTATAAAAATTTGAGGTTCATCtgtgtttttaaacataaatccttcttttttaaaaaaaacgtttgtgaATGTTTTCTAGGAGTTATTAATCAGTTGCAATGAAGAAGCATGTATGAGATATTTTCAGTACACATTGAACTACCTGTGATTTTgtttgtgtgtctatatatatatgtctccATTGTCATTGCTTCTCCTACTTTATATGGGATATAAGGTGTATTCTTTTCTTCCTATATGGTTGTGTTCACTTGTGTGGTTGGATATAAATGCCAGAACAACAGTACAAAAAGTCAATCCATCTTTAGTGTATCTACTTTCTTGAGAGCTTCGATAAATCAGACATCTGGAACTTCCAACAACTATAATTATTTAACCCATCTTTAGCTTCCCATTGAACTGTGAATGTAGAGTTTAAtgtattactaattatttataactACACAAAATGCATGCTCTGTGTctataatatatgtatgtgaaaTTTTTcattactacatatatataataaatttaggtATGTAGGTACTTCTGTATTAttacacaaatgtttttaatttttaataatatgtgaatattcaaattaattgCAGTTGGTATTGTCAAATCAAGATTATCCACCTCTCATGCGAGAAAGTTCATGGACACTGGCCTCCCCATATAAGGAACAACCATACCATCGAACTCTCTGTGATTCTATTGCCAATAACTATTCTCCAAGAGCGAAACATTTAAGTATTCGTTTATTAACAAAAAGGCCTTTTTGTAACACAGAAGGTATGAACATCTTAGCAACATTTATATAATTCTTGACTGACCATGACatattgaaaataatgtataacTAGGTTTGCTTCATTTTAatccattatttgaaatattttttataaatcaaaatcatAGTTTTATATGTGAAAGTATAGTTGGATGAGATGTGTAATAGTTAACTGATGATTGTATATGTGTCACCAAAATTGAAATAACTAATTATGAGTTTAACTTTCACTGCACCAAACAACtccatgtttgttttttactgttaacatattctaataatgtataatgtCTTTGCTATAAGCTATAGTTCCATTTAAACCAAAGAATAAACCTACAAAACAGTCAAAGGAACAAGGTGTGAAAGAAGTCATTAGTAGAAAAAggtaatgtgtgtttttatttataagaaatgttttatattttgtgtatattgtcataaaaaattaaagatataaaacaacaTTCTAGGACATTAACAACATcactatatattcaaacattgtCATGGTTTTAAAGAGCACAGATTAATTCTAGTTACTGATATTTCTGTGTTGTTTGAAACCAGTTTCACGATTTTGTCTTTTGtcaagaaaaaaagtaaaacctGAAATGTAGGTGTGTTTCTTGTTgaacttattataatacaaagtgtttaatttttaacatttttcatccTACATTCTATTTATAATCTAATTTATTAGACAGCTATGATCTCATTAGTTTTAAAAGGAAAGTTGCTCAAATTGTAAATATGACTTACCTTTACATTTGTCTTAGTAATATTTTGAGTACCTGTTggtaagttttcatttttttagggTGGGTGTTaggtatttaaattatttgtgaattatttaaaaaattccaaACATCAGTTTTTCTTTGTAATGTGAATAaagtgtgtttaatataaaagctTGATATAATTGCTGTTGTAAGTCAGGTTTCTGTTctcatttttttatgtacaaaagttgGACTTACTGCACACTCTGAATCAAAGATTATCTTTCATATTGATGTTTCCGTAATATATCTCTCAATTTTCtaacttataattaatattgtCATATTTGTTCTTATATAATCCATATACCTTGATTACGTTTTGTAGCTTTCGTTTTATCAATAGAAATAAccatatttttttcacaattagatcttttgttattttcaatatttatatgaatacagtggtaaaaagttattttgtcaCAAACTTAAACatgtaatgtttcatgtaaagTTTTTAGTAGAATTATTTAACATTCTGTTGAGTAAAGCAGTTATGATAAGTTTTTTTCACTGATAAAATTATCTTCAAAGATGTCACACAGATGAGGGATCATCGAAGAATAAATCATCAGACAGTAGACTATCAGACAGTAAATCATTAGACAGTCGACTGTCAGACAGTAAATCAGAGAGTAGACCTATGAGTCCACTTGAACAGAAGCTGTTTGTGGCTCATCTTCAAAATGATGACACTTTCCCTGAAGTAGAAGGAAAGGAACTTGAGGTAAAGTTTCATTTCatcacaacagttttataaaaaaataatattgtacatgtttgatatttttagaCGACTGTGAACCAGAgagttttatgaaatacaattaacgtataaaaacacaaacttatgaaATCTGTTGTTTCTTTTGGGAGACACtacaaagataaatataattgataaaagaaaaaacacaatacAACAGTGTGTAACAGAAAATTGATGTTCAGTTTTATTGTAGAATTACAATATAGGTTTTTGTCCTCACCATCTGTCTCATCTGTTATTGTTGTGGGTATAAATACTTTGATGCATATTTATACATCACATTTATTGTGCtggtttttcttatttaataatttatcagtgcagttttgtaacaataaattagCTCATTTGTTAAAGCCTTCTTCAGGAATTGGTTTCTGTCTAgaagttaaatgttttgtaatgtttttgtaaatttgttaaaTATGCACAGTGTAATTACTGTTAGATCTCATTAGATCTGAGGTTTCGAATTATTGTTAGATCTCATTATATCTGAAGTCTGGATTTACTGTTAGATCTCACTAAATCTGAGGTCTGTAATTACTGTTAGATCTTATTAGATCTGAGGTCTGTAACTACTGTTAGATGTAATTAGATCTGAGATCTGGAATTACTGTTAGATCTCACTAGATCTGAGGTCTGGAATTACTGTTAGATCTCACTAGCTAGCTCTGAAGTCTGGAATTACTGTTAGATCTCACTAGCTCTGAAGTCTGGAATTGCTGTTAATCTCAAGAATGCCGTGTTTCTGTTtcaaaagaatattttacaaacagaTTCAGCTATGTGACCTTTCTCTTGTTCCAGCCCAAATAATAATCTCAGTAATGGTTTATTCCAAACCCAATACTTCCCAGCCAAACCCACCAGTAGAGTATGGTATCCTTTTCTCTAGAAATTATAAACACTGTTTATACAGTGTGGTTAAAATCCTTTAAGAAACTTTCTCgcaagtgtatgtgtgtgtgtgtgtgtgtgtgtgtgtgtgtgtgcacataaGCTTTGAAAAGATAGTTGATGTTGATGGTATATTTCCATTATAAatgtggaaaaatatatttttattgtcaggTACTGATTTCAAAtcatacacataatattaattgGTAAGAAATATTAAGTTCAATGCACTGTTAGTTACTGATTCCAAGATGGAGCAAAATGTATTACTTGAAGTTTAACATCCAAACAAAAATTAAGTCTTTATTCCAGAAATAAACAACCTCATAACAGATTTAGCTGCTGTTTTTTAATTAGATCCTACCATTTGCTTGACAGCTTTTTCAGGAgctatttttaacaaaatgttttaggataacatgagatatattggTCCATCTTAGCTGTGTCATCCTCTAAATTAAACTAAGtctgttaataaattaatgttttaaaaatcttaaagccatcccttatcattcacatacttgtcaagttttcttttaaacccACTTAAATTTATTGCATCCACAACATTTGAAGGCAACCCACTCCCTTGGTAGCCCACTCCAAAAGCAAACCATTCTGTTAGGAAAATGAtgctgtcttagctgaagatgactcctaccccaCCAAAATTTATACTTTGTCTTCTAGTCCTAACATTctcactttattaaaaaaaaaagatacatctAACCCTTTCAATTTCTTTTGCAATCTTAAACTTCAATCAGGTTTCCCtgaactcttctttttttttttcaagacaaaacagtttgagagatttcaaaATCTCACATGACAAACCCTCTTCTGAACCATTTTCAACAGTTCAATGTCTTTTATAAGGTAAGTAgccaaagactgaacacaatatttcacatctggcctaaccagtgacttataaaattaaactataacctctttagaaTTGTATTTGGTCTTATCAGTTTATCTTAACTTTTATTCCAACTATCCTTATTTGCAATAAGAAGTTTTTATTACTATAGGAAACAATAAGCTTTTCTATGTATCATATCAGATGCACATCATAGGTAATCAtacaataaagttataatttcttATATGAATCATTTTCTGTTCTGTATTGTCAGTTATGATGTATGTTTTAGTGGGAATCTCTGAAAGTAGTGTTAAAGTAAACAGTGtctgattaaataaaaacaaaaaataattttgaattttctagcAATACTTGTATTACGTACAAAATGGGATAGCTGACAAACACTTAGCTCCACAACCTGTTGATGTTTTGGAACATGTCAAACAGAAACAGAGTAAGAAACTTAGGATGTGTAGATCCTTCGATAAGATACTGGAAGATATCAGTCACGAGGTTGAAGAGGgttactgtctttatctcaagGAGGCAATAGGCAAGGAAATTATTCTAACATTCCTTATATGGTGTTTTGAGGGGTCTTTCACTTGCTGAAGTGAATATGTAGGTCTTCAGGATATGTAGCATTGATACTACTAATTTGTTCTTAATTAATCAAAAAAATACCAAAAAGTAATATGATCCTACTTGATCATGTGACTCACCAGATGTCACTTAGTtacacaaattttattattattttaaaacaaattaagaaaatcaaaaatatataaatgtgtgtttgtaCTAGGTTCTgaggaatataaaacaaaataaaaatattatggtttTGTAATTTCACTGAGAATACAGTACATTTAgaatttctttataaactacattgtCAGAGTTTATAATTAGTCATGACAATCGTTAGTAAATGTGGCTAatttatatcaggtcatcccataagtaatgtccaaaaatttaatatagaaagtgcatcatcatttctgtctttgtagaaggctaaaatatgtagtagggcATGTAtcaaaatgttcagacaaataaaagaaactaacccaactccactttttcagatcattagtcaaataaacccttatgaagatggatgtgtctgaggagcactttaggtatataatgttttatgagtttaaaaaaggcaacagtgTAGCAGAAACtatacgaaacattcaaggtgtttatggtgcggagtctctcaatgaaagaatatgtcgaaggtggtttcagaagttcagatcaggtgactatagcttaagtgatgtgccatgttcaattgagtttaatgatgacctACTGCTGGCTGCACtcaatgaagattgtgctgtaacagttgaagaactagcacagaagcgtaattcaacccattcaacagttcaccatcgtctgaaacagcttggaaaggtgttaaAACTGGGAAAATAAgtctcccatgatttgacagaagccaacctaagagcaagagtggacatttgccaTTGTCTGAggcatttaacatttttataatatatccatttttcatctccagttactaacctgtcaaaaaaggtgagttacatttgCAAGAGTGTAGGTCTCTTTGCTTTCAGTGCAAcgttcaagcactctaactgttgacaatagaagtctgatataatcatcacattgagtggcagcaactcaaagtggatcacaccaacagtgTTCCACCAAATGcgtaacaagactttcctagagtgggatattgttggtgtgatccactttcaGTTGCTACCACTCAATGTGATGATTACATCAGAcgtctactgtcaacagttagagtgcttgaactttgcactgaaagaaaagagacctgctttgatcaatctcaaaggtgttgtgttacaccaggataatgcacggccccatacagcaaggatcacatctgcaaagattgaagagctagactgggaaaaacttccactttctccttattctccagaccttaccCCATCTGATTGTCATCTactccaaagtttgcagaactatcttgatggaaaagagcttggaacaaatgaagatatcaaaactaccctctctacgtTCTTTTCCTTCAAACCACAAGAAAtatatagaagtgacattcaaaagcttgtgaatcattggcaggaagtaactAATTATATTGGAacacacattattgattaaataacattaaaagcatttgaaatacTTTCACTTttttgaacctaaaattggacattacttaagggatgacttgataaatttaacaattaagactaaacataagataaaatacAGTATAAGTTATGATCGTCTGTTATTAACCAATGACAAATATCTGTAATAAACAaagtctttaaaaaacaaatttcttattgaaatataagCTAGATATAATAGTATAGTGTGTAggtttatttgtaacaaaatcaaaatatagtTGTAGTGATCTGTTAGTATATGATTTAAATATACCTTAGTCAggtatgtaaaataaaatcagtttgtgAACTATATAACTGGGAGACTACAttcatgaatgtttttatttcaacttgGTATGTTACCATATGCTTTAGCATACATAACGTCTGCACATATATCACAATATAAGTTAAATTCAACTTATATGAACAGAAAGAAGGATTGAGTGTCACACATGTCATATTGATACTGAAACTAAAGTTGAAAAGTTTCAGAGATGTTATTAAGATGTTAAAGAATTGATCATCTTTTATGTTTTCTGTTCCTTTCTGCAAAACAGTTGATTATATTCTGCTGGATGAAGGAGAAAAGCTGAGATTGAAAATACCAAAGGTACCTAATAGGTTTAAGTCATGGTGAgttattcttgatgatgagaaacccactagaaataaaaatgtaagtcagaatggctagtatggggATTAAAACTTTTAGTGATAAGCAGAGAACGAAGTTTTgatctttctaggtcatcttcaggttacctAGGGAGGTCAAagcattgttctctgctttagcagtaaagtgttaatacccataacagccatttTGAGATACTTGGTGAGTTATGTTGCTATGTCTTAGAACTTGTACCTTATATTTTAGACATTTGACTAGTTATCACAactcacattgctagaaaccATGTTTTGATACTCATAGTTAGCGGAGCACTGATAGAcatttatgtagctttgagcCCAATAACAAACCcctcttggtgggcagagcacagatagccctttgggtttaataacaaacaacaacaaatttcatGATCTTATTATATTTTGTCATGATTGTCatttcaaacatttcataaataacatttttatgagCTTACATtgtaaatgatttttaattttaggCCTTTTTATCATGTAAAGTTAAAGatcataattctttctttaaaaatttatataatgaacACTCCAACTATAGGATAGGGCTCAATTCCTTGTAGTGGATGCAGCAGGTAGCTCAGTAAGGCTTGATTCTATTTCAAgctatttaaagtaatattttaaagagtGTATTAACTAGTGCCCTAAAAAGCATTGTGctattaaaaacagtatttaaagaGTATTATACTAATTTAATTAACACCTACATTTGCCCTTGGTGAAAGCAGTATCAGGGTatcaatatcatatttttaatgtgatttactgacatttttttttctcatgcaCATTTTTACCATTATGAGTGTGTGCAGTTATGATATTTAAAGCTAAGACTTAAgtgaattaaattttaattggTATCGTCTCTCTCGTCTCAGTTCTAAGTTGTTTTTACACAGATGATGACATCTTAAAGTCTTACAGTCATAGTTTGTTAAATTTATAGGTTTAAATCTCTGTAGATTAATGTCATATTTGCCCTaactttcaataataaaacaCTGAAGGTTCAAATACAAGTACTTTAGCTTTATCATCAGTTATTATTCATAATCGATTTTACTTTATCCTGATGTAAGGCAGTATCAAATCATCTTACAATAATTAAGACATTtcaggaaaaataaaatgaaagttttcctttactttctgtagtgttattCGTGCACCAGTCCCTTGGCATGAGTCTTATGCAACAGCAGTGTCTGCTTTGAAACATCAATTGTTTATATCTAGTCcaacaatgtttcatttaaagCAGTTATGGAAAGAAAGGtaactatatatttaacttttcgTTGTCGatgtattttaactaaaatagttcttcaaattaacttaatatttcagtgtttttcagGAGAAATTGCAAAGCTTTAAGATGATTTTAAAATCTGGAACTAGCTGTAAACAACTTTAGAAATTGTAAATcagaatattaacattaaaatgtgAGATCTATGACATAAAAATATGCCATTGATAAGATacaaaataaactagaaataatTGTGTTCCATTATGCAATCATTCTAATTCTGCATGAAGAAATACTTTTCCCTGTTTCATACAGAAACATTTGATTTAGCTTTTCTTATTAAGCATTCAATGGTTAATTGAATGGTTAATATTCAAACAGTAATATTAGTGATTTTTAGTTGTGAAGGGAAAAATgttgtatacaaatattttaacctaattttgatataaatctaATGATAGATACTATTACAGTGTTATTGGAAgtagatttataataaaaagacaTCAGACTCTTTAGGTTTAATttggaacttaatatttttttctgttataggGATAAGAAATAAtccttataataaaattatattttctgtaaatatgaACTTGAATTTTTGAAATACTTAAATCAAGCTAGGTACATGAACCAGTTAAATCATTGAGGTGTACATGTTGCTTATCAGGCTAGGTACATGAACCTGTTGAACCAATGAAGTGCATGTGTTGTTAGTCAGACTAGATACATGACCCAGTTGAAACATTAAGGTGCAGGTTTTACTAATCAGGCTAGATACATGACCCAGTTGAACCATTAAGGTATAAGTTTTACTAATTAGGCTAGGTACATGAACCATTTGAGCCATTGAGGTGCAGATTTTATAAGTCAGACTAGGTACATGGACCATTTGAACCATTGAGGTGCATATGTTGTTAGTCAGGATAGATACATGACCCTGTTGAACCATTAAGATGTTGTTAAGTGTATTTAGAATTACCAATAACTTCATTGTAAGTAatcttaaatttaaatgttaaagcAGTTGACTAATTGGGAACTTATTATTCaactgtgtttgtatttttactaGATTTGAATCTTTTGATTTTTTACAACTAAATACACTGCATCAACTGCCTTTAAGTCCTATGGAGTTGAATGTGGTTCTTACAAAACAATGCAAAGAAGGCCGTGAAGAGCTGATAAATAAGTAAGCTGTAGGtttttgtgaatttgttttatttatgtctgTCCCCTGTTATTTGGGTAtgacattatattatttaattgattattctaattttatgtgatttgaataTATTAGATTATCatcaaacataaattattcattgTAATATTTGTGATAATATGTTTTAAGTAAGAGGTCAACAGGTTTCTAAAGTTTATGAACAGTTACCAGTGGATTTGTTGATGattgaaaattaacaaatataaatgtgATTAGCTTTCCTTTTAAcctcagcatggccagatggttagggctcttgacttgcaatctgagggtcacaagcTCAACTGAtcatcacaccaaacctgcttgccctttcaactgagggggtattataatgtgatggtggaTTTcactattcataggtaaaagagtagctcaagggtttgtggtgggtgatgatgactagctgcagtCTTATgcagctaaattagagatgagTAGTGTAGATAGCCTTTGTGTGAAATTCTGAAAAGAAACTTTCTGTTGAtgatgtgaaatgttttaaacaaaatcttGCTTGGTGCTctatttgtaaattattacagtaatataaattatttattggtgATAATTCATTAACAGTAGCATATACTGATCAATTTCCTGACCTTTGAGTGTCCTCGTGATGTTTTCCTGTCAGGGTGTGACCTTCACAGTTGAGCTACTTACTAGACATCTATTAGttatagataataataaaagaaagttaacaATTTGTAGTCTCTAATcaaaatattactgtatatttaattctttatattacTAGGTTTAAGATTAAATTAGACCCTAGTCTTTCAACTTTTGAAAAATCTTCCTTGTAATTGCAAGtataaaacaaagcaaaaatctGAGAAGATAACAACAGTGATGAGTGGAACCTGTGAGTTAGAAGAAAAAGAATTAAGAAAAATTTGCTGAGCAAATAT
This region includes:
- the LOC143254924 gene encoding dynein axonemal heavy chain 3-like; translation: MDSSSLYRLVLSNQDYPPLMRESSWTLASPYKEQPYHRTLCDSIANNYSPRAKHLSIRLLTKRPFCNTEAIVPFKPKNKPTKQSKEQGVKEVISRKRCHTDEGSSKNKSSDSRLSDSKSLDSRLSDSKSESRPMSPLEQKLFVAHLQNDDTFPEVEGKELEQYLYYVQNGIADKHLAPQPVDVLEHVKQKQSKKLRMCRSFDKILEDISHEVEEGYCLYLKEAIVDYILLDEGEKLRLKIPKVPNRFKSCVIRAPVPWHESYATAVSALKHQLFISSPTMFHLKQLWKERFESFDFLQLNTLHQLPLSPMELNVVLTKQCKEGREELINKWVPACAQVLIDRKDDWANLVHSNASLFRVERFYSTVAALMSLQLRLAVMKSLKNWISFIKLYKDGNDFTGNYHDLMFLQPCLLLLKVSVQGNSVQCVPNLAQCQDFLANVVDEIAHANQNIPKIEKILFPEMRESQMYLCSVLTDDDSMQAALKETAKIFQKNTVGAEKYLKRYDEFNGLLDGSVERHVTSLLKKNPALLIFREELLKLEQIKQSITVHCNTVPLGLMCLDCSPIKEEICSRVQNLIQKVIDFKVNENKEENRR